In Anaerococcus prevotii DSM 20548, the genomic window TCAATTAACTCACCTCTTCTAGATTGGGCAAGGTCCATTACCTGACCTATATATTCTTTAGGGGTGATTATCTCAGATCTTGTAATCGGCTCTTCTATATAGTCTATTTCTGTTGGGTCCGGGAAGTCGTTAGGGTTTTGTAGCTCTAACATCTCATCAGATCCCTTAAGTTTTACATCATAGATTACTGATGGGGCTGTCGCAATGATATCTAGGTCGTATTCTCTCTCTAACCTTTGGGTTATGATATCCATGTGAAGGAGACCAAGAAATCCTGCCCTAAGACCAACTCCCAAGGCTTGTGAGTTTTCTTGCTCAAAAACTAGGGCTGCGTCATTTACTTGAAGTTTTTCAAGGGAATCACGTAGCTTGTCGAAGCTTTCTCCTTCTGCAGGATAAATTCCAGAATATACCATAGGAAGGACTTCCTTGTAGCCAGATAGGGGCTTTTCTGTAGGGTTTGTTATAGTAGTTATTGTATCACCTACTCTAGCATCCTTTACTTCCTTGATGCTTGCTTCGATAAAACCTACATCACCGCTTCTAAGCTCCTTTGTAGCTATTCTTTGCTTCATGGTGTAGCCTACGGTGTTTACCTCGTATTTTTTGCCTGTATTCATCATGACAATCTCATCACCAGGTCTTACAACACCTTCAAAAACTCTTACATAACATATTACCCCTACATAAGAGTCATAATATGAATCGAAAATTAAAGCCTTAAGGGGCTTATCATCATGGTCTTCTGGGGCTGGAACATTGGCAACTATATCTTCTAGGACATCTTCTATATTTAGTCCCGTCTTTGCAGATATCTCTGGTGCATTATCCGCATCGAGGCCAATCTCATTTTCTATTTCTCTTTTTACTTCGTCTGGCCTTGCTGATGGGAGGTCGATTTTATTAAGTACTGGCAGTATCTCTAGGTCTTGCTCGAGGGCAAGGTAAGTATTTGCAAGGGTCTGAGCCTCTACTCCCTGACTTGCATCAACAACAAGGATTGCTCCCTCACACGCCTTAAGTGATCTTGAAACTTCATAATTAAAGTCGACGTGTCCTGGAGTATCTATTAGATTTAGCTCGTAAACTTCGCCATCCTTAGCCTTGTAGTGAATTTTGATTGACTTTAATTTTATGGTTATTCCTCTCTCTTGCTCAAGTTCCATATCATCGAGCATTTGGTTAGACATCTCTCTTTGTGATAGATTTTCGCTTTTTTCTATTAGCCTATCTGCAAGAGTGCTCTTGCCGTGGTCGATGTGGGCAATGATCGAGAAATTTCTAATATTTTCTTTCCTTTTCATATAGCTCCTTATTCTTCATCTGGGTATGGATTGTGATCTATAAGACCTGCCCTATTTATCGGATAGAATCTTACAAAGGCATGGCCTACAAGTCTATCTTTATATATAGGTCCGAAGCTTCTAGAATCGTTGCTTGCTCCAGGAATCCTATTATCTCCCATCACAAAAAACTCATCAGCTCCCAAAGTCCATTCACTAATCTCAGTTGAAGAGTCTGTTTCTGGTATTGATGTATAGTTTTCATCAAGCGCTTGTCCATTGACAAAAACCTTGCCATTTTCAATCTTAATAGTATCTCCCTCTTCGCCAATAATCCTTTTGACATAAAGTCTATTTGGATGATCTGGTGCTTTAAGTATAACTATATCGCCTCTTTTATAGTCTCTAAGCCTACTTCCTATCTTATCTACTAGGAGAATATCCCCATCGTGGAGGGTATTTAGCATAGATTTTCCTGAAACTTTAGTAGCATCCATGATAAACATCTTTACAAGTATGGTGATAATTAGGGCAATTCCTATGGTCTTCACCCAATCCCAAATTGCATAAAGTATGCTGTCGCTTTTAGATTTTTTATTATTTTCACTCATATTTACCTCTCATTTCTATTAAATTATATACTAAATTTCTCTTTCTTCCAAATTATTGAACAATTTTAAAAAAATCCTTGTTTAATATCCTAATTTATGGTAAAATGTATCAGTCGAACAAAAATGTTCGGGAAAGAGGTGAAAGTTAAATGGCAAATATTAAATCTAGTAAAAAGAGAATCGACGTCGCTAGAAGAAACACTCTAAGAAACAAATCTAGAAAAAGCGAAATCAAAACACTAATCAAGAAATTTGACGCAGCTATCGAAGAAAAAGACGTTGAAAAAGCTACTGCTATCTTTAAGAAAGCTGACAAAAGATTAAAACAAGCTGAAGCTAAGAACGTAATGCACAAAAACAAAGTTGCAAGAACAACATCAAGATTAGCTAAGGCTCTAAATCAAGTAAATGCATAATAATAATGAGTGAATATCAGTATCGGATCCTCACATATGTCTACTGATAATCACTCATTTTTTATTTGCTAATTTTTCCTATAAGGATTTTAAGTTCTAGGTCCATATCAAAGGCCCCGCTTTTCTGTCTAACTTCCATATCGAAGAGAGTATCGTGTAGGCTAAAAAGCTCTTCTAGGCTAAAATTTCTAGCAAAACCCTTGACCTTTCTTAGCTCAAAAGGAGATATGCCCAAGGATTTTTGTATAAAAGTATCATTGAAGCCACGACTAGTTAAGGATTTAATTCCTATAAGGTTTCTCACTTGTCTTATAATCATATGATAGATCATAAAAAGATCTTCGCCGGATTTTCTCATAGTCTCATAGACTTCAATCGACCTTTTCCCATCCTTACTTGACAGAGCATCAGTTAGGTTAAAGATATTAAGATTTAAAATCTCGTCAAGCTGATCCTTTACGTCCTCTGGTCTAACTATCTCATCTGCCGAGTTTGCGATAATCTTATCTATGGTATTGGAAACATCATATAATTTTATCTCACTATCCTTATTTAGATAAGAGAATCTATTTATAATATCATCTATAAGCGATCTTTTGATTTTTTTATTTGCCCTTGTAAACTTCTTTCCTATAAAAGATTTTAGTTCGTTTTTATCAAGTCTTTCGATTTTCACAAGGGAATCAGTTTTAGCGAGCTTCTTATAAAATTTCCCCTTGAAGGGAGGATTATCTGATATTATAAACAAGCTAGCATAGTCTGGAAAGTTGTCTATATCAGCTGTTAAGTGATCAATAAGATCCTTGTAATTTTTAAGCCCTGCCTTGGATAGGTCTATGTTTCTTAAGATAATGATCTTCTTATCTTCCATTACAGGCAGGGTTTCTATTGAGTTTTTGATTACTTCATAATCCTCCCCTCCCTTTAAATCTATAAAGTTAAAGTCAGGGATGCTTACCTGATTTTTTGCTTCTTCTATAATGGAGTCAGTGAGAAAGTCCTCCTCAGAGTCAAACAAATAGACTCCACTTATATCCTTGTCTAGAAATTTTTTCATAAATTCCATGTAATTCATCTAAAATATCCTCCCTTAAGAAATCTCTCTATCTCAAAGTCCTTATTAAATCTCATCTCGACCATCCCATCTGTCTGGCTATTATAAATCTTTCTGTCATATACATTATCCAAAACTTCCCTGTGGGGATGGCCGTAAACATTATTTCTTCCTGCAGAAATTAGGACGATTTTAGGATTTACTTGCTCCACAAAGTCCCTCCTAGTAGAAGTCTTTGATCCATGGTGGGAGAGCTTTAATATATGAGCTGTATCTTTTATATTTTTTTCAAATTCACTCGGCAAATCTCCCAAGGTCATTATCTTAACTCCCCTTATATCAAGGATCAGCCCCATAGAATTTGCATTTTCATTAGAATCGTAGCCCTCATCTATAACAGTAATGTAGCCTGATTTAAGCTTAATCCTATCTCCCTTTTTTAGGATATGGGGCTTATATTTTCTAAGAGAATCCTCATTAAGCTTATTAGTGTAGACATTTTTAACCTGGAAATTATCCCAAACTAAGTCCAGATTTCCCATATGATCCTTATCCTCATGGGATATAAATATCCCTTCAATCTCCCTAATTCCAAGTGACTTAAGGTAGGGAAGGAGGATTTTCTCTCCTGAATCATAATTTTTGTATTTGGGGCCTCCTACATCTATCATATAGTAAGATCCCTTATCATTTAATAAAAAGGCGTCTCCTTGGCCAATATCTATCATCTGATAGCTAATCTCTCCCCTCTCTTTTCCTAGTGAAAATATCAAGACCATAATCGATAGGGGGATGATGTTTGCATGAGCCTTGGCCCTATTTCTTCCTAAATTTAACATTATTATGATAAGGATAAATCCATAAAATGCAAGTAAGATATGAGGCTTTCTGAAATCTAGGGCAAGGAATTTGATCTTATTTAAAAGTTCTGTCATATTTAATATGCTTTCAACAAGAAAGTTAAGTCCAATAAATAATAGCTTAAGGAAACTTCCTAATAGGGGATAGGCAAATATTATTATAAATATTATATACATAGAAAGGCTAAAGACAGGCAGGATTAGAAAGTTTGCCAGTATGCTTACCAGGTTAAAGCTCCCATAATAATAAATCATAAAGGGAAAAAGAGCAAGCTGGATGGAGCTAGTAAAGGCGAGGCTTTCTCCTATGTAGGATTTGCTAAAGTGATTTTTAATCTTTGGATAGACTAAATAGACTGCAAAGCTTGCCGCAAAGGTCAAAATAAAACCAGCATTTAGACCAGCGAAGGGATTAATTAGTAATATCCCAGATCCTATTATTAATAAAGCTTTTATTTTATCCATGGGCTTATTATACAAAAAGGCCAAAAAAGAAATCACATTTAGGCCTATCACCCTAATTACTGAAAAGGGAAAGCCTATTAGGTATCCATAGATAAGGGCAAGGAAAAGTCCAAAGCCATAGGCGTACCTATAGTTAAATCTTCCAAACAAAATAAGGATAAAGAAAAATAGCATATCCATATGAAGTCCACTTACAGCAAGGATGTGGCTTAGACCTAGGTCCCTTATCGAATCATTTTCTATAAGATTTTCCCCAAGGATAACAGAAACGACAAAGTCAGCTGATCTTTTACTTAAATTATTATCGAAAGTCTTATGGATATAATTATAAAATGAATTTCTCATATCCAGAGGAAAATTTCGAGTCCTTCTTCTTTGATCGATCTTTTCTATCTTAATTTCCTTAAAAATCCCCTTGCTAGCCAGATACTTCCTGTAAGAAAATAGATTGGGGTTGGTGTTTGTAGAAGGAAGTTTAACTTTCCCATACCCTACAAAGGATTCTCCAATAGCTAAGTCTTCGTCCATAAAGGCAAGGACTTTGCTCTCTCTTATGCCATCTTTTGTCTGTAAGAAGTATCGAAAGCCGTAATCTTCCTTCCTTTTTTCTAGGACTGTGAGATTAAACTTCCCCTTATCCTCAATACTTCCCATCTGACTTTTAAACTTTATAGAAGATAGGGAAAAGATCAGAAAGATCCCAATAGCCATATAGATCAAATTGCTTTTCCTATAGACTGATAGAAGGCTTATCAGAATACATCCTGTAAGTATATATAAAATATTCAAATTTTCATAATTAATAAATATCAAAAGGCCCAAAAGGAGACCTAAGGTAAATAAAAGAATCTTTTTTCGCATAATTGCCTCTTTTTTATTATATCATATGATATAATATTAGAGAGGTATATTATGACTAAGATTTACGAAAAATTTCCAGAAATAACAGACGTTAGAGCAAAGGTCCTATCCAAGAAATTTGTAAATAACAACACCTATCTTATCTTGGACAAGACTATATTTATGCCCCAAAACGATACCCTCTTGGACGAGCCAGGCCATATAGGGGGAAGTAAGGTCCTTTCTGTAGAAAAAAAGAAGGATAATATAATCCATCTAGTTGAAGGAAGGGAAAATAGGACCAATCTCCTCCTATCTCTTGACAAGGAGGCCCGCTTTCACAATCTCTACTACGCAACTAGCTTTTCTCTATTTAAAATTTTCTTCTCTACCTATTACAAGGCTGATAGGATAAGCTTCAAACTTTACGAAGATTATGGCGAT contains:
- the holA gene encoding DNA polymerase III subunit delta, whose translation is MNYMEFMKKFLDKDISGVYLFDSEEDFLTDSIIEEAKNQVSIPDFNFIDLKGGEDYEVIKNSIETLPVMEDKKIIILRNIDLSKAGLKNYKDLIDHLTADIDNFPDYASLFIISDNPPFKGKFYKKLAKTDSLVKIERLDKNELKSFIGKKFTRANKKIKRSLIDDIINRFSYLNKDSEIKLYDVSNTIDKIIANSADEIVRPEDVKDQLDEILNLNIFNLTDALSSKDGKRSIEVYETMRKSGEDLFMIYHMIIRQVRNLIGIKSLTSRGFNDTFIQKSLGISPFELRKVKGFARNFSLEELFSLHDTLFDMEVRQKSGAFDMDLELKILIGKISK
- a CDS encoding DNA internalization-related competence protein ComEC/Rec2, whose translation is MRKKILLFTLGLLLGLLIFINYENLNILYILTGCILISLLSVYRKSNLIYMAIGIFLIFSLSSIKFKSQMGSIEDKGKFNLTVLEKRKEDYGFRYFLQTKDGIRESKVLAFMDEDLAIGESFVGYGKVKLPSTNTNPNLFSYRKYLASKGIFKEIKIEKIDQRRRTRNFPLDMRNSFYNYIHKTFDNNLSKRSADFVVSVILGENLIENDSIRDLGLSHILAVSGLHMDMLFFFILILFGRFNYRYAYGFGLFLALIYGYLIGFPFSVIRVIGLNVISFLAFLYNKPMDKIKALLIIGSGILLINPFAGLNAGFILTFAASFAVYLVYPKIKNHFSKSYIGESLAFTSSIQLALFPFMIYYYGSFNLVSILANFLILPVFSLSMYIIFIIIFAYPLLGSFLKLLFIGLNFLVESILNMTELLNKIKFLALDFRKPHILLAFYGFILIIIMLNLGRNRAKAHANIIPLSIMVLIFSLGKERGEISYQMIDIGQGDAFLLNDKGSYYMIDVGGPKYKNYDSGEKILLPYLKSLGIREIEGIFISHEDKDHMGNLDLVWDNFQVKNVYTNKLNEDSLRKYKPHILKKGDRIKLKSGYITVIDEGYDSNENANSMGLILDIRGVKIMTLGDLPSEFEKNIKDTAHILKLSHHGSKTSTRRDFVEQVNPKIVLISAGRNNVYGHPHREVLDNVYDRKIYNSQTDGMVEMRFNKDFEIERFLKGGYFR
- the lepA gene encoding translation elongation factor 4, whose protein sequence is MKRKENIRNFSIIAHIDHGKSTLADRLIEKSENLSQREMSNQMLDDMELEQERGITIKLKSIKIHYKAKDGEVYELNLIDTPGHVDFNYEVSRSLKACEGAILVVDASQGVEAQTLANTYLALEQDLEILPVLNKIDLPSARPDEVKREIENEIGLDADNAPEISAKTGLNIEDVLEDIVANVPAPEDHDDKPLKALIFDSYYDSYVGVICYVRVFEGVVRPGDEIVMMNTGKKYEVNTVGYTMKQRIATKELRSGDVGFIEASIKEVKDARVGDTITTITNPTEKPLSGYKEVLPMVYSGIYPAEGESFDKLRDSLEKLQVNDAALVFEQENSQALGVGLRAGFLGLLHMDIITQRLEREYDLDIIATAPSVIYDVKLKGSDEMLELQNPNDFPDPTEIDYIEEPITRSEIITPKEYIGQVMDLAQSRRGELIDMTYIDENRVSIKYKIPLNEVIYNFFDSLKSRSKGYASLDYELIGYDKSDLVKLDILINDQRVDALSLIVHRDSAYARGRGIVEKLKEEIPRQQFAVPIQAAVGGKVIARETVRALRKDVIAKCYGGDISRKKKLLEKQKEGKKRMRQLGNVEVPQDAFLAVLKLDDDK
- the rpsT gene encoding 30S ribosomal protein S20, with translation MANIKSSKKRIDVARRNTLRNKSRKSEIKTLIKKFDAAIEEKDVEKATAIFKKADKRLKQAEAKNVMHKNKVARTTSRLAKALNQVNA
- the lepB gene encoding signal peptidase I, which translates into the protein MSENNKKSKSDSILYAIWDWVKTIGIALIITILVKMFIMDATKVSGKSMLNTLHDGDILLVDKIGSRLRDYKRGDIVILKAPDHPNRLYVKRIIGEEGDTIKIENGKVFVNGQALDENYTSIPETDSSTEISEWTLGADEFFVMGDNRIPGASNDSRSFGPIYKDRLVGHAFVRFYPINRAGLIDHNPYPDEE